The window gggtttcatatcagcgagatgcctatttcattcgcccgggttgttcattcggtcactcattcatttttaaattaacaaccgtcaatcatccgtcccttttcttttcggcgaataaggaaatgacagaacataaaataaaattagattaacacacacacagacaggaGTCTGGAGTATAATATAGTCTTCTAAGTTTGTTGCAATAAGTTATTTGAATAGTGAGTATTACTGCATTAAAAACTAAactgtcaatcaatcaatcaaatcaattcaattcatcACTTCAATTAACTTGCATCAGtcataaatatgtaagtattacaTTCAGTTAGtgaacaaattaataaataagtttcaACTCAAACACACAAACTCTAAAATCGCTTTTTTtcgatactgttttttttttcagttgttAGTAATGAGTATGTTGGTACTGATGAgtctttttcctttttatgTAAGTGAATCGAGCCTAAATGTATACGTTAAACGATGCAATTTATTGAGCCTTAGTCTAGCtatgtatagtcatgagcaataccttgtatccactttagagccctgtcgcattaacatatttgacatttagtgaaagttacagttcaatttgtcataaaagttaatatgacatggtactaaagtgtatacgtattaatgTTTGTGACTGTGCGTGATAAGTATATTTGTACAGCATAATTTGTTTGTATACATTTCAACGTCGCATAATTAGAGGAACGTATCTCActtctctttcgtactaagctgttcACCGTTAATACGAAAGGTGCATATCCCTTGTCTCTTTCGCTCTAAGCGACGTGCTATACCTATCCTGATGTAATTCTAATTATGCTACGTTTAAAGAGGCATAAGCACCGTAGCAAGTAAGGACTCCTTTCATCAAATGAGACACTTTCCAGGTtactttccccaaaaaaaataaaaatacagaaggccctgtaaagattttccttcgacTTCTTTTcctttaactttctaatttcatggtttACAAACGtaagcaacttttatctttgttttttgggtataaatgtagatagacccttgttattacatccaggcacaacacattttccatccattattattctaatcaaaacaaagagaagcaatataggtagcaaagtaattctatacataatttgatccatgcttctgccattacattatatttttcagtgcttatgtacccgagtaatgagaaagtaggtaattatcgcgTCAAAacagacagcgccatctagtatttttttttttttgggagcGTAGTCTGGATACTTCCTCATTATAGATGCTTAAAGCACGCGCACTAAATATTGACagaaaattaagtaatattttttatctttttttaccaatagtttgtattttttatattaccacttttgtaattgtgtaATAAGGAATTGCTTTTTTCAACAATTGTATTAGGCTACGTATATTCAGattgctatttttattatttttaaaattaaaaaaataatacctaatttgTAGCCAAAGATTATCTacctaagattttttttacttttctataaATCGGTAAGCGTATttaaaatttagaaaaataaacgTTTGTGTTGATAATGTTTATTACAGAAATCTAAAATTTATACACAAaatgtcatattaaaaatacgtaTATATTCAAGTTGTATTAAGTTTTAGttaatgaaaatatataaaaaaagaaattggaACCAAATCtggattttattaatttcaatgtCGTAAATCTGGTGACTGATGGGGATAAccagaagctcaaatgtaggcggtagcactgttgagtgttgttaacacaagagaagaaaatacctgtaagaaagaaaacctgaaaagaaaaagattaaaaattagtaaagaacaaaaatatacatagctaaagttataaagtatataCTCACCGTGGTCGCACACGCCGCCGTCGCaccgccccgccgccgccgtacCGCGCCTGCGCACTGCAACCCGCGCCCGCGCGTCTCTCCCCGCTAGTTCCCTACATGGCCAGTTGCCATCCAGTGTCCGTTGAAACCATTATTGTTTGTAATATCAAGAATTGATTATATCGTGTTGAAGACTTATTTTGGAGTTATTATTGATTTTCACCAAGCAAACAACCCAGCAAGTAGGAAGGTACTTAACAGTTTGGCGACCGTCGAGAAGAATCTGTAATTTGGAAAAGAAGTTCGAACCGTGCTACCTATTTAACCTTGATGACAACAAAAATCTGGAAAGATCGATGAAGCGAGCGATCGACTGAAGAGGATATTTTCAAGAAGGGAGGTTTGCCCGTTCCTTAATTATCCTTTCTACTaatctattttcttatttccgtATAGTTTTGATAGTGAACAGTGTTGTAAGAACATCAATTCGTAAATTATTATAGTGTATatgcaagtacctacctacttatgaaACATTCTAGAATCAATGGACACGGCAACTCACAGGtatatttttaacaatattatttcgtATTTTCATGTATAATGTATCAGATTCGTAGTAATTCGTAAATACATGTAAAATAAAGCGTGTTATAGCGTTCAATTAAACTGCATACCGCTATAAACACTGTAAAAGCTTTATAGTATTACGATCTGTATAATTCATCAATCTGTACAacaataggtataaaatatttcattggaaaaagtaaaaatacggaATATTCTAAGTTTATGTAAACAATTTGCATTTCATTctgttaattacataaaattaactTAGTAACAGTTGTAAATAAGTGTCAGTAAAGTGTAAAAACACGACATTTTCgagtaaaaacataaaaagtataaataagtGTATTGATCAAGTTATTGATTGTGACATTCCAGAGAGACGGAAAGGGTTCAGTAAACGTTGAGCCGTCCCATTAGCGCTTTGGTACTGAGAGCTATCTACGTCCGAGCTCCGAGTTCACTGGTTGACGAGTTCGCGGAGGATTCACAGCTGTTTCGGTAAACAAATCACCTACGCAGGTTTGCGTGCAATAAGGTATTTAtcaatttaccttttttatacTATATTGCGGTTGGATTAGTGAACTATTTTGtttactaattaattatttaaaccaATACAATGAGTGAGTCTGAGAGTGAACAGGTAACAAACATGAGTAAGGAAAGTAAATTGAAAGAACTAAGAATAAAGCGTGGTACTATAAAGGGTCGGTTAACGGTTTTTAAAAATTACGTTTtggaaattaaaaatttaaaaaaggtatCTAAACAGCAAGtacaagaattaaaaataagattaaGCAAAATAGAATCATTATTTACAGAATATGATCAGATTCAGTCACAAATTGAAATAAAGGAGAGTGAATCAGAAAAGGCAGGTACTTCAGAGACCATTTCAGTAGAAAGGAATACCACTGAGAGTACATTTTATGAGGCAATGAGTTTAGCTCAGGATTTAATTGACAGTCAAGAACTTACTGCTCAAAATCGGTCTAGTATTTATCATGAAACAAGCAATGATGTCTCACCGTGCTGTAGCACTAATATAAAACTGCCAACTATCACTCTCCCTTCTTTCGATGGAAACTTTAATAAATGGTTGGAATTTCGAGATTCTTTTGTGTCCctgatacataataataatggtctGAGTGAAATAAGTAAGTTTCAGTACTTAAAAGGTTCATTAACTGGTGTTGCAAAATCAGTCATAGAATCATTGGAAATATCAGCTGAAAACTATAAAACTGCATGGAAACTTATTTGTGATCGCTTTAATAATACAAACCAGTTGactattattcattttaaaacacTATTTAACTTTGAAACAATGAATAAAGAATCAGAAAAATCATTGAGATATTTGGCAGATCATATTTCAAAACATTTGCGTGCATTGAACACATTAGGAGAACCAACTGAAAATTGGGACTCTTtgataatttttcttttttcatgcaAGTTGGATAGTGTGACAAGTACAAAGTGGGAGGAACGTAAAAGTAGTATGGACAAAAGACCCACGTTGGAACAATTTTATGAGTTTTTGCGTAACAGAGCAACAATTTTGGAAATGAGTACCACATGCAGCAGCGACAAAAATACAGTCACAGTAAATAGTGACAGACAGCAATTCAAGCGTGTTGATAAGCAGCAAAAAGCATTTGTCGCCGCTGCTTGTGAGAACAAGACAAATAATGGTTGTCTAGTATGCAATGGagatcattatttatatttttgcgataaatttaaaaacatgacACTCGAAGACAAAAACGATGTAGTATCTAAATTAAAACTCTGTATAAATTGTTTTCGACGTGGTCATTTTGCACAACAATGTAAATTAAGTGGCTGTAGAATTTGCCACCGCAAACACAATACATTACTGCATAGAAATGTATCAAACGTACAGAAATCGGAGGAGATCAAGTGCACTGTAACTAATCCGGTTTCTCTATCATCCTGTATATCGAATCAAGTACTGTTATCGACAGCAATTGTAAACGTTGTAATAGACGGCAAGTCTAAGCAAGAGGTACGTTGCTTGTTGGACTGCGGCAGCCAGTCCTCATTTATTTCACGTTCTTTGAAAGATAAATTAGCAATTGAGCCTGTAAAAGTAGACACGGTATGTGTTACTGGCATAAACAACATGTCTTTCAATGCAATAGAGCGGTGTAATTTGGTAATACAATCATGTACAAATTCATTTAGTAAACAAGTGAATGCGATTGTAGTATCACAAGTAACAAGCAACTTACCTAGTCAGGAAGTAGATACATCTGAAATAAATGTACCTAACAATGTTACCTTGGCAGATCCCCACTATTACCGCCCAGCACAAGTAGACTTACTATTGGGTGCAGACGTATTCTGGGAAATAACGTgccctgaaaaaataaaaatgggaaTTAATAAACCTATATTGCAAAATTCGCAGTTAGGGTGGTTAGTAGTGGGACCTGTCATGTGTACTGGAGACTTACCTAATGAAAATGTATATTGTAACTTCAGTCAGGAGATCAGGAACCAGTTGAAGATGTTCTGGGAGCTGGAAGAGCTTCCTGAAAAGCAGTCCTGGTCGGCTGAAGAGCAAGCTTGTGAAGAGCATTTTGTGGAGCATACACGAAGGATGGAAGACGGAAGATTTTGCGTCACGTTGCCGCTGAAAGAGTCGCCTGATAAACTAGGAGATTCTTATTGTATTTCAAAGAAACGTTTTGATTCGCTAGAAAAGCGCTTTCGGCGACAACCTGACGTAAAAGAGCAATATGTAGATTTCATAAATCAATATCAAGAGCTTGGGCATTTATCAATGAGTGAAAAACCTGAAAATGCAAACTTTTTGCCGCATCATCCGGTATTAAGAAAGGAAAGTGAAAGTACACAATGTCGAGTAGTGTTTGATGCGTCAGCAAAAACAAGATCAGGTTATTCACTCAATGATATCCTCATGGTGGGACCTACCATTCAAGACGACATTTTCTCTATACTTGTAAGATTCAGAGAGCACAATTATATATTAACAGGCGATATAGAGAAAATGTATCGTCAAATAATGATAGACGAGTCGCAGAGATATTTACAAATGATATTATGGCGTGAGAGCGAAAGGGAGCGCATGAAGTACTTGCAATTGAATACTGTAACTTACGGTACTTCATGTGCACCATTCCTTAGCACCAGATGTTTGTTACAGTTGGCTCAGGAGTGTGGTGATGAGTTAATACAAACTATTATATCGCGAGATTTTTATGTTGACGATTTAATAACAGGTTATAATGATGAACAACAACTAAAGAAAATTTATCAGCAAGTCACCACACACCTTAGCTCAGCCGGTTTCAATCTAAGAAAGATAAAAAGTAACTCTAAAGAATTAATGAAAGAACTTACAAACAATTCATGTAGTAAAcaagaaaatttgaaaatatcaAATGTGACTCATACTTTAGGTATTGAATGGAACCCCGATAGTGACACTATATTTATGCCCACAAGTAAAGCAAAAAATGTAAAGGAAGGCAAATGTACAAAACGTATAATACTTTCAATAACTTCCAGTATATTTGATCCATTAGGATTATTATGTGTATGTACAATTTCATGTAAAATATTGTTGCAATCGCTGTGGCTACAGAAACTGGAGTGGGATGAGGAAATACCTCAAGAAGAAAGTGGAAAATGGtacaattttatacaaaatgtagAATTATTGCAAAATATAACAATCCCACGCCACGCCATCTGTAGTAACAGTATTCATGTTGAGCTGCATGCGTTTTCGGACGCCTCCTTGAAAGCGTACGCAGCATGCATTTACGTTCGATCAGTGGATTCTCTAGGTCACTGTACAGTCCACTTATTGTGCGCGAAAGCAAAAGTAGCACCACTCAAGGCGACAACCATACCAAAACTCGAGCTGTGTGGAGCACTGTTAGCAGCACGCTTATGTAACAAAGTCACAAATTCGTtgcgagtaaaaataaaagaaaaaatatattggagTGACTCGAAAATAGTTTTGGGATGGTTGAAGACGCCTACGCACAAGTTGCAAACGTTTGTGGCACATCGTGTATCAGAGATTGTGGACCTTACCACTGACAGTGAATGGAATTATGTGCAGTCCGGGCAGAACCCCGCGGATCTGGCTTCGCGCGGGATCGCACCCGAAGATATCCAGTCAATGTCAATGTGGTGGTCGGGCCCAGAATTTCTGATGCAAGATAAAGCAAACTGGCctaaacaagaaattaaaaatgtagACTTACCTgaaattaggtcacatacggtATGCATTCAAACACAGGAAAAGGTAATAGACATGTGTAAATATTCTAGCTTCAGAAAATTGCGTAATGTGTTTGCATACGTTCTAAGATTCATAAGAAATTGTAAGAAAAATATCACGAAAGAAAAGGAATCATTGTCAGTGGATGAGATTGAAAGAGCAGAGTTGTATTTAGCTCGTATAGCACAGACAGAAAGTTTTTATGGTTTAAAcagcaaagataaattaatgaagTCTTCTCTTTCAAATCTCAATCCGATAATTGATGATGAAGGGATGATCAGAGTAGGAGGTAGGATTGAGAATTCTACTTACTCGTATAACAAAAAACATCCGATCGTCCAAAAGTCTGATCATCACTTcaccaaattattatttgaatattatCATGTGAAGTACTTGCATGCCGGGCCCCAGTTGCTCCTTTCAGTCATTCGTGAAAAATACTGGCCTATAAATGGCAGAACATTAGCTCGTAAAACTTTTAATAAATGTATAAGATGTAGAAGACTGAAAGGAGCAGTTGCGAACCAGATAATGGGTAACTTGCCCCAGCAAAGAATTGTACCAGGTTATCCATTCGAAGTAACTGGAACTGACTACGCCGGTCCTTTTTTCGTTGCAACAAAAAAAGGACGCGGTGCTAAATTAGTAAAAGCATATTTATGcgtttttatatgttttaaggTAAAGGCAGTTCACCTAGAATTAGTAAGCGATCTTAGTACAGAGGCTTTTATTTTgtccttacgatgttttataTCTCGTCGCGGTAAACCTCGCGAGATATTTTCTGATAATGGCCGCAACTTTGTAGGCGCCAGTCGCGAGTTAGGAGAGTTTCTTGAGAGCTCTTCCGGTTCAATTTCAGACTCATTTATTGATGATGGTATAAAGTTTAAATTTTCACCTGCATATTCTCCGAATTTTGGTGGTTTGTACGAAGCAGCTGTGAAGTCAGCAAAGTACCACATGAAAAGGGTGTTAGGCAATATGCACTGTACATTTGAGGAACTTGCAACACTGTTCTGTCAAATCGAGGCTATACTGAATTCCCGTCCTCTATGTCCTATGTCCTCGAGTCCAAATGACTTAGCCCCCCTTACTCCAGGGCACTTCTTAATTGGAAGGCCTCTGACGTCGCTGCCAAGTCCAGACCTACAAGATGTAAACCCAAATCGTCTACACAGATACGCAAAGATAGAGCAAGCAAGACAGAACTTTTGGAACAGCTGGTGCCAGGAGTATATTTGTGAGATGCAGCAACGTAACAAGTGGCAGAAGCGCCAGGTAGATCTTCAGCCCGGAGAActtgttttaataaaagaagAATCCACTTCACCCATGAATTGGCCAATGGGAAGAATAGAAAAGGTGTATCCAGGATCTGATGGAGCTTGTCGAGTATTTGACATCAAGACTTGTAAAGGCACTGTTAGAAGAGCAGTCAACAGGATATGTCCGTTGTATTGCGCCGAGTGAAGAATTCCTGTCTTATTTTCGCGGAGGCCGGAGGTTGTTAacacaagagaagaaaatacctgtaagaaagaaaacctgaaaagaaaaagattaaaaattagtaaagaacaaaaatatacatagctaaagttataaagtatataCTCACCGTGGTCGCACACGCCGCCGTCGCaccgccccgccgccgccgtacCGCGCCTGCGCACTGCAACCCGCGCCCGCGCGTCTCTCCCCGCTAGTTCCCTACATGGCCAGTTGCCATCCAGTGTCCGTTGAAACCATTATTGTTTGTAATATCAAGAATTGATTATATCGTGTTGAAGACTTATTTTGGAGTTATTATTGATTTTCACCAAGCAAACAACCCAGCAAGTAGGAAGGTACTTAACAAGTGTCTCTAAATATTGTCAGTTCTCCATACattcaaatagtatggggaaatGTCAAAAAATTAGGACAAACAGCGAGAGAAATAAGttgactagtttccaactagtcaaatcagttactttttactaaacgtcaaaacacgaaattatcatggaatttgtatgaaaatgcaacctgtgccgtcatagaaaaacatgataaaatatcgtacttattattacattcttctttattaataagttcataaataaataagttaaatagaaaaaaggaaacttttttgtctactttagatctgtctttatgaTCTGTCAGAATCTCATATTTATCTTTTACAATTCTTGCTCATTCAAAACAAAGAGTAAGTACGTATCATTACcgtttcaataatatttattaataatattttatatacttatttatatttatttattttataaatacccaatttatctttaaacgtaatgtatttaatgtaataaatcatgttaaaattaacaataagtacatttttctaATATACAACACTCTCTGTATATCCTACTATCTTTATATCCTACTATCTTTCTATTAATGGactatagtttatttttagtcttaATAAGCTTCACTGGCGACCATCCTGGACTCAGCATTGGCCAAGTAGTTGTTGCTGTTAGGGTTCTCCTTGGTCGTCAGAAGCCAAAGCAACACTATGATCTGGAAATCCATCTCCTGTATCTCCTTCTTCAGGTTCGCCACCGCTTTCTTTGCTGTCACTAAAGGAGAATTGTCGTTCATGGACGAGCCCCTGGATTCTGTCCTTTGCTTGATATTCTCAACTTTAGCCGTCAGTTCGTTAAGCAACTCTTGCCGCTCTGTCACCCCAACGCTTACTTCCTTATATTCATTCGTAACTTTGTTCAGTTCGTCTAGAAGTCCGCCGTATTCTTTGACTAGAGGCTCAAATTGTTCGTTCAAGATGTTCTCTCGAGCTGTCACTTTGTCCATGATCGAACTTATGCTACTGTGAAGTTTGTTCAACTGAGCTCCAGTCATTTTGTACCTTTCAAATAACTCGTCTCTATAACTGCGCATTTGCGCATGTCTCGCGCGCCAGTCCCTTCCATCTGCTGATATCTTCAGTCTCAAAGCTGGTGCCACCCTTTCTAGTTCCAACTTCCATGCTTCCCAATCGTGAACTTTACTCCCTACATTGCTATCCTTATCGTCGGCATTCTGGAACTCCCCTTCAGACTCTTCGGAATAAATCGCCATTTCCTCTTCGACTTTGTCTAATATAATCTCAGTTTCATCCTCCACTTGATCGACGTCATCGACGGTTTCGCCTTCATCTGGTAGATCTACTTTTGGTTTGAGCCATTCGAAGTTTTCTTTCTTCATGGCTTCGTCGGTGAGCACGTTCAGAATGTAGCAGACTTGCTCGCCGTAGCCTTGTTTGAGTTTGTGTGAGGAGAAGTCGACTGCTACTCCTTTCTCTCTGAGTATGTCAAGGATAGTGGCTATGGTAGAGTTGGGGTCGTCTTCCTCGTGGGGTTGCTCGAAGGTCCTGAAATGATATTAATGTCTTTACTGCTGGCATACACGGTACGGCTCGTGACACGGTATCATGCTGAGAGaggtactttttttttagaatGCCCTCTACACATTAATGTGTGTTATTGTTGAGTAGGTTATGCATTTTTGTTGTTAAAGATAATAAGTTTGTACTGTGGCGTCCTTCACAGAAATAgatcatttttctttctttgagAAATACCTGCCAGTCTTCCTGATGAGCCAGGCGGCAGTGGAGGCGAACACGAAGAATTGCTCTccagggttggtggaggtgatgaAGTAGTAGCGGCTCATCGGCTTCATCTTGATCTCTGGCCGGAGCTCCGTGTCGAGCTTCAGAAGCCGCAGCTTGTCCATCAGGTTGAGATCCATTGTGGAAACCCTACAAGTTATGaacaaattctgattactaaataaagacagatctaaaactaacaaaaacattttcattgatAAAGATAACATAATTACGAATTTATAtacaagaaaaacttaataattaataagtccgacatttaatCACGCTTTTCTATGGCGTCATAGTGTtctttcatatttattaatttcgtgttgtgacttgtagtaaaaagcaactgatttgactagttggaaactagcctatttacagcatattagataggtacttagtttatttattttatttaatttaccttATACTAACCTTatattccacaacttatacacgtaaattagaaaatatttttataacaacgaTAACGAAACAGGAAAAACGACTTTCAAACTGTACGTTTTGACATTTGTCTGGTTTTGTATTTGTTGTCATTACTGTTGCTATGGTAACACAAGTTGTAGTTATACGTTTACTACAGCAAATAAGTCTCTTTGGtagacaagaaaaaaatacgtcagacatggctgtatgggcatagttccctttgccttacacttcggggaaaaccaaaacaaaaaaaaaatctctttggTAGAAGGTaggataaaaaatacttttacttatttttatctaCAGTTGTATATGTCGTTCACCGCTAAtagtctaagggtggtattgataaactaatctcagcttcgagactgacATGATCTTGTGTCAATGCGACAGTTCTTAtgtaaaaacagagacttgaacatgatcttgagggcagtctcagctgagattcatttattaataccac is drawn from Pectinophora gossypiella chromosome 19, ilPecGoss1.1, whole genome shotgun sequence and contains these coding sequences:
- the LOC126375698 gene encoding intraflagellar transport protein 57 homolog isoform X2 codes for the protein MDLNLMDKLRLLKLDTELRPEIKMKPMSRYYFITSTNPGEQFFVFASTAAWLIRKTGRTFEQPHEEDDPNSTIATILDILREKGVAVDFSSHKLKQGYGEQVCYILNVLTDEAMKKENFEWLKPKVDLPDEGETVDDVDQVEDETEIILDKVEEEMAIYSEESEGEFQNADDKDSNVGSKVHDWEAWKLELERVAPALRLKISADGRDWRARHAQMRSYRDELFERYKMTGAQLNKLHSSISSIMDKVTARENILNEQFEPLVKEYGGLLDELNKVTNEYKEVSVGVTERQELLNELTAKVENIKQRTESRGSSMNDNSPLVTAKKAVANLKKEIQEMDFQIIVLLWLLTTKENPNSNNYLANAESRMVASEAY
- the LOC126375698 gene encoding intraflagellar transport protein 57 homolog isoform X1; amino-acid sequence: MVSTMDLNLMDKLRLLKLDTELRPEIKMKPMSRYYFITSTNPGEQFFVFASTAAWLIRKTGRTFEQPHEEDDPNSTIATILDILREKGVAVDFSSHKLKQGYGEQVCYILNVLTDEAMKKENFEWLKPKVDLPDEGETVDDVDQVEDETEIILDKVEEEMAIYSEESEGEFQNADDKDSNVGSKVHDWEAWKLELERVAPALRLKISADGRDWRARHAQMRSYRDELFERYKMTGAQLNKLHSSISSIMDKVTARENILNEQFEPLVKEYGGLLDELNKVTNEYKEVSVGVTERQELLNELTAKVENIKQRTESRGSSMNDNSPLVTAKKAVANLKKEIQEMDFQIIVLLWLLTTKENPNSNNYLANAESRMVASEAY